A window of the Brassica napus cultivar Da-Ae chromosome A2, Da-Ae, whole genome shotgun sequence genome harbors these coding sequences:
- the LOC125588475 gene encoding junctophilin-1-like: MSQSKLTRTQSSLLRSSPTIRSSIHSLSSITERDFSEASRNDLEAGEKEEKQRRSKKQSKSINRTGLIRIKPGLTFTLASLSLASFLLFSVFFSQTGTSENLLLGLIFLAVALFFASRNMAVINQTVLAIKQTSKKLTLRTKPKPVQWYIGDSKPEQTKPEEFVREGVQLFSNGDIYEGEFNRGRSHGSGVYYYYVNGRYEGDWVNGRYDGYGIESWSKGSKYKGQYKQGTRHGYGVYWFYTGDSYSGEWFNGQSHGFGVQTCADGSSYVGEFKFGVKHGLGSYHFRNGDKYAGEYYGDKIHGFGVYHFANGHYYEGAWHEGRKQGYGTYGFRTGDAKCGEWDDGHLVNRLPLETAPVHKAVQSAREMARRGVDQRRVDEHVMRAVAAANKAATAARVAAVKAVQNQMDGKLCEQ, translated from the exons ATGAGCCAATCGAAACTAACGAGGACTCAATCGTCGCTTCTCAGATCATCTCCGACGATTCGATCGTCGATTCACAGTCTCTCTTCGATCACTGAACGAGACTTCAGCGAAGCCTCTCGCAACGATCTCGAAGCAGGCGAGAAAGAGGAGAAACAGAGGAGGAGCAAAAAACAGAGTAAATCAATTAACCGAACCGGTTTAATCCGAATCAAACCGGGTCTAACCTTCACACTCGCTTCCCTCAGCCTCGCATCTTTCTTACTCTTCTCCGTCTTCTTCTCTCAAACCGGTACATCGGAGAATCTCCTCCTCGGTTTAATCTTCCTCGCCGTCGCTCTCTTCTTCGCGTCGCGAAACATGGCGGTTATCAACCAAACCGTGCTCGCAATCAAACAAACCAGTAAAAAATTAACTctccgaaccaaaccgaaaccgGTTCAATGGTATATCGGCGATTCGAAACCGGAACAAACCAAACCGGAAGAGTTCGTTAGAGAAGGAGTTCAGCTCTTCAGTAACGGAGATATTTACGAAGGAGAGTTTAACAGAGGAAGAAGCCACGGAAGTGGAGTTTACTACTATTACGTTAACGGACGTTACGAAGGAGATTGGGTCAACGGAAGATACGACGGCTACGGAATCGAGTCTTGGTCCAAAGGAAGCAAGTACAAAGGACAGTACAAGCAAGGAACTAGACACGGCTACGGAGTTTACTGGTTTTACACCGGAGATTCTTACTCCGGCGAGTGGTTCAACGGTCAAAGCCACGGCTTTGGTGTTCAGACATGTGCTGATGGAAGCTCTTATGTCGGAGAGTTTAAGTTTGGTGTTAAACATGGACTTGGATCTTACCATTTCAG GAATGGTGATAAGTATGCAGGGGAGTATTATGGAGACAAGATTCATGGGTTTGGTGTTTACCATTTCGCTAATGGTCATTATTATGAAGGAGCTTGGCATGAAGGTCGTAAACAAGGCTATGGTACGTATGGGTTTAGAACCGGAGATGCAAAATGTGGTGAATGGGATGATGGTCATCTCGTTAACCGGCTTCCTCTAGAGACCGCACCGGTTCATAAAGCCGTTcag AGTGCTCGAGAGATGGCGAGAAGAGGCGTGGATCAGAGACGGGTGGACGAGCACGTGATGCGAGCTGTAGCTGCGGCTAATAAAGCTGCTACGGCTGCGAGAGTTGCAGCTGTGAAAGCAGTTCAAAATCAGATGGATGGTAAACTTTGTGAACAATGA